A window of the Trichoderma asperellum chromosome 6, complete sequence genome harbors these coding sequences:
- a CDS encoding uncharacterized protein (EggNog:ENOG41), translating into MSPQLKELLVPQFVQDRKSSAMDEAAAGLEACDLSYVYYTTDSSSSDIASPLTPTFSNRGGVPLRYSSSTSSLELPSLQQEGPTSPIAQHSTASKSSIRPLPDVQEEPLEPEQDYDEEEYDDDEEYDDNLSDTFGMYCLCDQACEHQDASRELLRNEITGEYDIDYDIGFLSDSDFSGDPQFSRKKRHISGEALAALSSRIGSRFPSIARWTSQRKANSITGLMASPTTERSLENVLSGAESSRSSSMSSPARQFPVLLDDSSPMPPPAMPFYESTDSLDMHAGEFSREERSGIERDRAMATTPLLPPLMTDPLGKPPLPLSPLESPSVAPSSAVTEVHSPRIIPTPRQSIGSKPSMSSLRQTSMMTDLPLPLPPSILLDQDEWSDRLGHANFTISPAPYGISEINAGTVNKFCDDWDAARVAYTKHLVRTGEHYGQTSKIYALTEAKWAETERKWKGYYSDIAREMQVNVNYSSSVLSRSRSRGRGRGRSESANPVGKSRSRQDNEDLLVAMQWRGRKGCLPSAVPQMLEALDADGKFPGRGDEDIVGPMHRVPYMKRARSEEKTPRFWKNLAEKLRL; encoded by the exons ATGTCGCCCCAGCTAAAGGAACTGCTTGTGCCGCAGTTTGTGCAGGACCGCAAGAGCAGTGCCATGGACGAGGCCGCCGCTGGCCTGGAAGCATGTGATCTCTCATACGTCTACTACACCACCGACTCGTCCTCGTCAGACATTGCCTCGCCCCTGACGCCGACCTTTTCCAACCGAGGAGGAGTTCCCCTGCGCTACTCGAGCTCGACGTCTTCTCTCGAGCTGCCCTCGCTGCAGCAGGAAGGCCCTACTTCGCCCATCGCCCAGCATTCCACTGCGTCCAAGTCGAGCATCCGCCCGCTGCCGGATGTGCAGGAGGAGCCGCTGGAACCAGAGCAGGActatgatgaggaggaatacgacgatgatgaggaatATGACGATAACTTGAGCGACACTTTTGGCATGTACTGTTTAT GTGACCAAGCATGTGAGCACCAAGATGCCTCTCGAGAGCTTCTGCGAAACGAAATCACGGGCGAGTATGACATCGACTACGACATTGGCTTCCTCAGCGACAGCGATTTCTCTGGCGATCCACAGTTCTCCAGGAAGAAGCGTCACATCAGCGGCGAGGCCTTGGCGGCCCTCTCCTCGCGCATTGGCAGCCGCTTCCCCAGCATTGCCCGATGGACGTCTCAGCGCAAGGCAAACAGCATCACGGGCCTGATGGCCTCGCCCACCACCGAGCGCAGCCTCGAGAACGTGCTCTCTGGCGCCGAGAGCAGCCGCTCGTCGTCCATGTCGTCCCCCGCCCGCCAATTCCCCGTCTTGCTGGACGACTCCTCCCCCATGCCTCCCCCGGCCATGCCCTTCTACGAAAGCACCGACAGCCTGGATATGCACGCGGGCGAATTCAGCCGTGAGGAGCGGTCAGGCATTGAGCGTGACAGGGCCATGGCCACGACCCCCCTGCTGCCTCCGCTCATGACCGACCCGCTCGGAAAGCCTCCGCTGCCATTGTCTCCCCTCGAGTCGCCCAGCGTGGCGCCATCGTCGGCCGTCACGGAGGTCCACTCGCCTCGCATCATCCCGACCCCGAGGCAGTCCATCGGCTCCAAGCCGTCCATGTCGTCGCTGCGCCAGACCTCCATGATGACGGacctgccgctgccgctgccgccgtccaTCCTGCTGGACCAGGACGAGTGGTCCGACCGCCTGGGCCACGCCAACTTCACCATCAGCCCCGCGCCTTACGGCATCAGCGAGATCAACGCAGGCACGGTCAACAAGTTCTGCGACGACTGGGACGCCGCGCGTGTGGCCTACACCAAGCACCTGGTTCGCACCGGCGAGCACTACGGCCAGACGAGCAAGATCTACGCCCTGACGGAGGCTAAGTGGGCCGAGACAGAGCGCAAATGGAAGGGCTACTACTCTGACATTGCACGCGAGATGCAGGTCAATGTCAACTACTCTTCCTCGGTGCTGtctcgcagccgcagccgagGCCGCGGACGAGGACGCTCTGAGAGCGCCAACCCCGTGGGCAAAAGCAGGAGCCGCCAGGACAACGAAGACCTCCTTGTGGCCATGCAGTGGCGGGGCAGGAAGGGCTGCTTGCCTAGCGCTGTGCCTCAGATGCTGGAGGCCTTGGACGCTGATGGCAAGTTTCCTGGCCGTGGCGATGAGGACATCGTCGGGCCGATGCATCGGGTTCCCTACATGAAGCGGGCCCGAAGCGAGGAGAAGACGCCACGGTTCTGGAAGAACCTGGCTGAGAAGCTTCGCCtctga